From the Gammaproteobacteria bacterium genome, the window TATTCGGTCGTCACTAACAACAAATTAGTCCAATCTGCCAGCAGGGTGTGAACATGAGCGGGAAAATAATAGAGATCAGTACAAACTCAGGCCATCTTGACGGCATATTGTCGATTGCTGAACAACATGACGCTGAAGTAATCTCAATACTCGAATTTCAGAAACAACAAAATCGGGTGGCGGTCAGAATTTATAGCAGTGAAAATTCGGTACAAACCGTTCTAGATAGTATTCAAACACTTTTGCCTGATGAGGCGGATTCCACTTTATTACTATTACCCGTGGATGCCAGGGTGGGCGACTCGGCCGAGCTGGTCACTGAAAAAGTCGAACAGGTTGCTGCGACACGTGAAGAATTATTCACCGAGATCAATAAAGGAACCGATTGTGATCTGAATTTCGTTCTTTTGGCGATATTGTCTACCCTGGTTGCTGCAATCGGTCTGGCTGAAAATAATGTTGCTGTCGTGATCGGGGCGATGGTGATCGCACCACTGCTGGGACCCAATCTGGGCTTGGCTCTGGGTGCAGCTTTAGGTGACAAAGAGCTGATCAAAAAAGCACTTTTTACTAATTTTATCGGAGTTACTCTGACAATCGGACTCGCTATGATTCTGGTAATTTTCTGGCAACCAGACATGCACAGCCAGGAATTACTAAGCCGCACGG encodes:
- a CDS encoding TIGR00341 family protein encodes the protein MSGKIIEISTNSGHLDGILSIAEQHDAEVISILEFQKQQNRVAVRIYSSENSVQTVLDSIQTLLPDEADSTLLLLPVDARVGDSAELVTEKVEQVAATREELFTEINKGTDCDLNFVLLAILSTLVAAIGLAENNVAVVIGAMVIAPLLGPNLGLALGAALGDKELIKKALFTNFIGVTLTIGLAMILVIFWQPDMHSQELLSRTEVQLSSVVIALAAGIAAVQSLTTRLANLLVGVMVAVALVPPATVLGMMIGLQEWSYASGAALLLLVNIAAVNLSAQIVFLLRGIRPRTWIERREAQQATWINITIWMILLGLCVLLIVYIAK